One genomic segment of Arthrobacter sp. NicSoilB8 includes these proteins:
- a CDS encoding IS110 family transposase, with protein MTTVACSHPFVIGVDTHARTHTYAVIAASGEHLGTQAFPNTHAGRNRAIAWAARRTGGDLGALWVIEGTGSYGALLTGTVGRAGYRVVEAPRAYAPARRGAGKSDPLDAAAIAAAALPLDEARLRIPRQDDGIRAALRVLVAAREQMTLERTAKVNALTALLRAIDLGIDARKPLTDTQITEISHWRARDEELALSTARAEAVRLAKRITTLDAELKDNHTRTTELLESSPAAPLLEETGIGTVTAAVVYTAWSHLGRVRSEAAFAALAGVNPIPASSGNTVRHRLNRGGDRRLNSALHMATVVRMVHDPVTRAYAERKKVEGKNPREIRRILKRYLARHLYRALNALHTANDTVPRTA; from the coding sequence ATGACCACTGTCGCATGCTCCCACCCGTTCGTCATCGGCGTGGACACCCACGCCCGCACACATACCTATGCCGTTATCGCCGCCAGCGGCGAGCATCTGGGCACCCAGGCCTTCCCGAATACGCACGCCGGTAGGAACCGTGCGATCGCCTGGGCCGCACGCCGCACGGGCGGCGACCTCGGTGCCTTGTGGGTCATCGAGGGCACCGGCAGCTACGGGGCCCTGCTCACGGGCACCGTCGGAAGGGCGGGGTACCGAGTCGTTGAAGCCCCCAGGGCCTACGCACCCGCCCGCCGGGGCGCCGGAAAATCCGATCCGCTGGACGCGGCCGCCATCGCTGCAGCAGCTCTTCCACTGGACGAGGCTCGTCTGCGAATCCCGCGACAGGACGATGGAATCCGTGCCGCCCTGCGCGTCCTGGTCGCCGCCAGAGAGCAGATGACGCTCGAGCGGACCGCTAAGGTCAACGCCCTTACCGCCCTACTGCGGGCCATCGACCTAGGAATCGACGCCCGCAAGCCCCTCACCGATACCCAGATCACCGAGATCTCCCACTGGCGCGCCCGCGACGAAGAGTTGGCTCTGTCGACTGCGCGGGCCGAGGCCGTCCGGCTCGCCAAGCGCATCACCACGCTGGACGCCGAGCTTAAGGACAATCACACCCGCACCACGGAGCTTCTGGAGTCCAGCCCCGCCGCTCCGCTTCTGGAGGAAACAGGAATCGGGACCGTGACCGCCGCCGTGGTCTACACAGCCTGGTCGCATCTGGGCCGGGTACGTTCCGAGGCCGCCTTCGCCGCCCTGGCCGGGGTCAATCCCATCCCAGCATCGTCGGGGAACACAGTCCGACACAGACTCAACAGAGGAGGCGACAGGCGCCTCAACAGTGCACTCCACATGGCTACCGTCGTCAGGATGGTCCACGACCCCGTCACCCGGGCCTATGCCGAACGCAAGAAAGTCGAAGGTAAGAACCCACGAGAGATCCGCCGCATCCTCAAGAGATATCTCGCCCGGCACCTCTATCGCGCCCTGAACGCGCTCCACACCGCTAACGACACGGTCCCGAGGACGGCTTGA
- a CDS encoding nucleobase:cation symporter-2 family protein: MNQKSPSKAGTKRPSNRPEDERVSIGSSFAYGFQHVLSMYGGIIAVPLIVGQAAGLAPNDIGILIAAALFVGGLATLLQTIGLPFFGCQLPLVQGVSFSSVATMVAIVTGGGGLPAVFGAVIASAAIGLLIAPVFSRIVRFFPPVVTGTVITTIGLTLMPVAANWAMGGNKKAEDYGSMANLGLAALTFALVLVLSKVGRATISRLSILLAMVIGTLVSVVVGMADFSKVGDGPVVAFPTPFHLGIPTFEIAAIISMVIVMVVILTETMADILAVGEIIGTKTDSKRIAAGLRADMVSSLVAPIFGSFPQSAFAQNVGLVAVTKMKSRYVVAAGGLILVLLGLLPILGRVVAAVPTAVLGGAGIVLFGTVAASGIRTLAKVEYRNNMNLIIVAASIGFGMIPIVAPTFYDKTPPWFATIFHSGISSAAIMAICLNLLFNHFKAGNSENQSITVAGTGRRVVTEDDLKCLADGDRFEGGKLIDAEGTEVPVQFAQKSPEH; encoded by the coding sequence ATGAACCAGAAAAGTCCCTCCAAGGCTGGTACCAAGCGGCCAAGTAACCGGCCTGAAGACGAACGGGTCTCCATCGGGAGCAGCTTCGCTTACGGCTTCCAGCACGTCCTGAGCATGTATGGCGGCATTATCGCCGTTCCCCTTATCGTCGGTCAGGCTGCCGGTCTAGCGCCTAACGACATCGGCATCCTGATCGCCGCCGCTCTCTTTGTGGGGGGCCTGGCAACGCTCCTGCAGACTATCGGCCTCCCGTTCTTTGGTTGCCAATTACCATTGGTGCAGGGAGTGTCGTTCTCCAGCGTCGCGACTATGGTCGCCATCGTGACTGGCGGCGGCGGGCTTCCGGCCGTGTTCGGTGCGGTCATCGCGTCCGCAGCCATCGGTCTCCTGATCGCGCCCGTCTTTTCGAGGATCGTCCGATTCTTCCCACCCGTGGTGACCGGCACCGTTATCACCACTATCGGCCTGACGCTCATGCCGGTGGCGGCGAACTGGGCCATGGGCGGGAACAAAAAGGCCGAGGACTACGGCAGCATGGCTAACCTCGGTCTGGCCGCCTTGACATTTGCCCTGGTCCTCGTGCTGAGTAAGGTAGGCAGGGCAACGATTTCCCGCCTGTCCATCCTCCTCGCCATGGTGATCGGAACCCTAGTCTCCGTTGTCGTCGGCATGGCGGACTTCTCGAAGGTGGGCGACGGCCCAGTCGTCGCGTTTCCCACGCCCTTCCACCTTGGCATCCCCACGTTTGAGATCGCAGCCATCATCTCCATGGTGATCGTGATGGTCGTTATCCTGACCGAAACCATGGCCGACATCCTGGCCGTCGGCGAAATCATCGGCACCAAAACAGATTCCAAGCGCATCGCAGCTGGGTTGCGCGCGGATATGGTTTCCAGCCTGGTGGCACCAATTTTCGGTTCGTTCCCCCAGAGCGCCTTCGCCCAAAATGTCGGACTCGTCGCCGTCACCAAGATGAAAAGCCGTTACGTGGTGGCAGCCGGCGGTCTCATCCTGGTTCTCCTGGGCCTGCTTCCGATACTTGGCCGAGTCGTTGCAGCCGTCCCCACCGCCGTGCTAGGCGGTGCTGGCATAGTTCTCTTCGGCACCGTCGCCGCCAGCGGAATCCGGACACTAGCTAAAGTGGAGTACCGGAACAACATGAACCTGATCATCGTGGCCGCCTCCATCGGCTTCGGCATGATCCCGATCGTCGCACCCACGTTCTACGATAAGACCCCGCCCTGGTTTGCCACCATCTTCCACTCGGGCATCAGCTCTGCCGCCATCATGGCCATCTGCCTAAACCTGCTCTTCAACCACTTCAAAGCGGGCAACTCGGAGAACCAGTCGATCACCGTGGCGGGTACCGGGCGACGGGTGGTGACCGAAGACGACCTCAAGTGCCTGGCCGACGGCGACCGGTTCGAAGGCGGCAAGCTGATCGACGCTGAGGGCACGGAAGTCCCCGTCCAGTTTGCCCAGAAGTCCCCGGAACACTAG
- a CDS encoding helix-turn-helix domain-containing protein: MATRRKERRFQRIRDIPVAGAVEVLWSKYRWHCVEPEGPRLSFFESTAQVPRRARSTGRLRDHVVDAVINSGRAVSETAAAFAVSWWMVRAALTEACLLTLPDVDELSPRMLGIDEHRFRSVRYFRDPESSSWIRHEP; this comes from the coding sequence GTGGCGACGCGGCGAAAGGAACGGCGCTTTCAGCGGATCCGCGACATTCCCGTGGCTGGCGCCGTGGAGGTTCTCTGGTCCAAGTACCGCTGGCACTGCGTGGAACCCGAGGGTCCCCGGCTCTCGTTCTTTGAATCCACCGCCCAGGTCCCGCGCCGCGCCCGCTCCACCGGCCGGCTCCGGGACCACGTCGTTGACGCGGTCATCAATTCCGGCCGGGCCGTGTCCGAGACCGCTGCCGCGTTCGCGGTGTCCTGGTGGATGGTCCGTGCCGCGCTGACAGAAGCCTGCCTTCTGACGCTGCCGGACGTGGATGAGCTCAGCCCGCGCATGCTGGGCATCGACGAACACCGGTTCCGATCAGTGCGGTATTTCCGTGACCCGGAATCCAGCTCGTGGATCCGGCACGAGCCGTGA
- the gcvH gene encoding glycine cleavage system protein GcvH, with protein sequence MSKVVAELKYSAEHEWVAADGSGPVGIGISAVAADALGDIVYVDLPEVGTKVTAGETCGEVESTKSVSDLYAPVTGKVTAINPAVVDDPSLINSDPYGAGWLFKVAVTAEGPLLSAQEYASMNGGEL encoded by the coding sequence TTGAGCAAGGTTGTTGCTGAACTGAAGTACTCCGCAGAGCACGAGTGGGTTGCCGCTGACGGGTCCGGCCCGGTTGGCATTGGTATTTCGGCCGTGGCCGCGGATGCCTTGGGTGACATTGTGTACGTGGACCTGCCCGAGGTCGGCACAAAGGTGACAGCGGGGGAGACCTGCGGCGAGGTCGAATCGACCAAGTCCGTCTCGGACCTGTATGCACCGGTGACCGGCAAGGTCACCGCCATCAACCCCGCCGTCGTCGACGACCCGTCGCTGATCAACAGCGATCCATACGGCGCCGGCTGGCTGTTCAAGGTGGCCGTGACCGCCGAAGGCCCGCTGCTCTCCGCCCAGGAGTACGCGTCCATGAACGGTGGCGAACTGTGA
- a CDS encoding transposase translates to MWLPRTAVAVDHFHLVSLANQAVTETRQNLSQQVKGRRGRGIDKAWAHRMLLLRAGDTLSDTAAHRLAEVFAADDATGKLQAVWKVKEQLRALLRTNSLADAASAKEELKTLVEAAGRPETNKLYRTVCRWWNEIEVLIVTGATTGKVEANNTGIKHINAPPAATATQGTTNRLSS, encoded by the coding sequence ATGTGGCTTCCCCGCACCGCGGTCGCGGTCGATCACTTCCACCTGGTGTCCCTGGCCAACCAGGCGGTGACCGAGACCCGGCAGAACCTCTCCCAGCAGGTCAAGGGCCGCCGCGGCCGCGGCATCGACAAGGCCTGGGCCCACCGGATGCTGCTCCTGCGCGCCGGCGACACACTCTCTGACACCGCGGCCCACCGCCTGGCTGAGGTCTTCGCCGCCGATGACGCCACCGGCAAGCTCCAGGCAGTCTGGAAGGTCAAGGAACAGCTGCGGGCCCTGCTGCGCACCAACTCGCTGGCCGACGCCGCCTCGGCGAAAGAGGAACTCAAGACCCTAGTTGAGGCCGCCGGAAGGCCGGAGACGAACAAGCTCTACCGCACTGTCTGCCGGTGGTGGAACGAGATCGAAGTCCTCATCGTCACCGGCGCCACCACCGGCAAGGTCGAAGCCAACAACACCGGAATCAAGCACATAAACGCACCGCCCGCGGCTACCGCAACGCAGGGAACTACAAATCGATTATCCTCATGA